A section of the Amycolatopsis sp. AA4 genome encodes:
- a CDS encoding DUF1707 domain-containing protein: MTEVPSPQLRISDQERESALHALGEHMSAGRIDIDEFGERSARITAAKTRGELGELFTDLPVPHPVFGAGATAAPEPAAPPAPVPRAASGEVAAQQPEWSAGQRAVAALIPLVWIAAIALIATGTAGWPVIFAPIALTAVGRALWGKGFEHHDHHRHDRHRERREEFRAMRDEHRRQRRLDR; this comes from the coding sequence GTGACTGAGGTTCCGTCTCCGCAGCTGCGGATCAGCGACCAGGAGCGCGAGTCCGCGCTGCACGCGCTCGGCGAGCACATGAGCGCGGGGCGGATCGACATCGACGAGTTCGGCGAGCGTTCCGCCCGGATCACCGCGGCCAAAACCCGGGGCGAGCTGGGCGAGTTGTTCACCGACCTCCCGGTGCCGCATCCGGTGTTCGGCGCGGGTGCGACCGCCGCGCCCGAACCGGCGGCACCGCCGGCACCCGTGCCGCGCGCTGCGTCCGGCGAGGTGGCCGCGCAGCAGCCGGAGTGGTCGGCAGGACAACGTGCCGTCGCCGCCTTGATCCCGCTGGTGTGGATCGCCGCGATCGCCCTGATCGCTACCGGCACCGCGGGATGGCCGGTGATCTTCGCGCCGATCGCGCTCACCGCGGTCGGCCGCGCGCTCTGGGGCAAGGGTTTCGAGCACCATGACCACCATCGCCACGACCGGCACCGCGAACGCCGCGAGGAGTTCCGGGCGATGCGCGACGAGCACCGGCGCCAGCGCCGGCTGGACCGCTGA
- a CDS encoding acetyl/propionyl/methylcrotonyl-CoA carboxylase subunit alpha: MSEQDTASTGGPVTKVLIANRGEIAVRVIRAAKDAGLQSVAVYADPDRDAPHVRLADEAFALGGNTAAESYLAIDKILDAAKRSGADSVHPGYGFLSENADFAQAVLDAGLTWIGPSPQSIRDLGDKVTARHIAMRAGAPLVPGTKEPVKDADEIIAFADEHGLPVAIKAAFGGGGRGLKVARTREEIPELFESATREAVAAFGRGECFVERYLDKPRHVEAQVLADQHGNAIVVGTRDCSLQRRHQKLVEEAPAPYLSDDQRARIHESAKAICKEAGYYGAGTVEYLVAVDGTISFLEVNTRLQVEHPVSEETTGIDLVREMFRIARGEKLRITEDPTPRGHSIEFRINGEDAGRGFLPAPGTVTKFVAPSGPGVRVDSGVESGSVIGGQFDSMLAKLIVTGSDRQNALERSRRALAEFEVEGMATVLPFDRAIVNDPAFVGDENGFSVHTRWIETEFDNQIEPFTAPDVEAEEEAPRQNVVVEVGGRRLEVSLPGGFALEGGGAPAATKAKPRKRAGGAKAAVSGDAVTAPMQGTIVKIAVEEGQHVEAGELIVVLEAMKMENPVTAHKAGTVTGLSVEIGSAVTQGTQLLELKD, encoded by the coding sequence GTGAGCGAGCAGGACACCGCGAGCACAGGCGGTCCGGTGACCAAGGTCCTGATCGCGAACCGGGGCGAGATCGCGGTTCGCGTGATCCGGGCCGCGAAGGACGCGGGCCTGCAGAGCGTGGCCGTGTACGCGGACCCGGACCGCGACGCTCCGCACGTGCGCCTCGCCGACGAGGCGTTCGCCCTCGGCGGGAACACCGCGGCCGAGAGCTACCTCGCGATCGACAAGATCCTCGACGCCGCCAAGCGGTCCGGCGCCGATTCGGTCCACCCCGGGTACGGCTTCCTCTCCGAGAACGCCGACTTCGCCCAGGCCGTCCTCGACGCGGGCCTGACCTGGATCGGGCCGAGCCCGCAGTCGATCCGCGACCTCGGCGACAAGGTGACCGCGCGGCACATCGCGATGCGCGCGGGCGCGCCGCTGGTGCCCGGCACCAAGGAACCGGTGAAGGACGCCGACGAGATCATCGCGTTCGCCGACGAGCACGGCCTGCCGGTCGCGATCAAGGCGGCGTTCGGCGGTGGCGGCCGCGGCCTGAAGGTCGCCCGCACCCGCGAAGAAATCCCCGAGCTGTTCGAATCCGCGACGCGCGAGGCGGTGGCCGCGTTCGGCCGCGGCGAATGCTTCGTGGAGCGCTACCTGGACAAGCCGCGGCACGTCGAGGCGCAGGTGCTGGCCGACCAGCACGGCAACGCGATCGTCGTCGGCACCCGCGACTGCTCGCTGCAGCGCCGCCACCAGAAGCTGGTGGAAGAGGCCCCCGCGCCGTACCTGTCCGACGACCAGCGCGCCCGGATCCACGAGTCCGCCAAGGCCATCTGCAAGGAGGCCGGCTACTACGGCGCGGGCACCGTCGAGTACCTCGTCGCGGTCGACGGCACCATTTCCTTCCTCGAGGTGAACACCCGGCTGCAGGTCGAGCACCCGGTTTCGGAGGAGACCACCGGCATCGACCTCGTCCGCGAGATGTTCCGCATCGCGCGCGGCGAGAAGCTCCGGATCACCGAGGACCCGACGCCGCGCGGCCACTCGATCGAATTCCGCATCAACGGCGAGGACGCCGGCCGCGGCTTCCTGCCCGCGCCGGGCACGGTCACCAAGTTCGTCGCCCCGTCCGGTCCGGGCGTGCGCGTCGACTCCGGGGTCGAATCCGGCAGCGTGATCGGCGGGCAGTTCGACTCGATGCTGGCCAAGCTGATCGTCACCGGTTCGGACCGGCAGAACGCGCTCGAGCGCAGCCGCCGCGCGCTGGCCGAGTTCGAGGTCGAGGGCATGGCGACGGTGCTGCCGTTCGACCGCGCGATCGTGAACGACCCCGCGTTCGTCGGCGACGAAAACGGCTTCAGCGTGCACACCCGCTGGATCGAGACGGAGTTCGACAACCAGATCGAGCCGTTCACCGCGCCGGACGTCGAGGCCGAGGAAGAGGCGCCGCGGCAGAACGTCGTGGTCGAGGTCGGCGGACGCCGGCTCGAAGTGTCGCTGCCGGGCGGGTTCGCCCTCGAAGGCGGCGGCGCGCCCGCGGCGACGAAAGCCAAGCCGCGCAAGCGGGCCGGCGGCGCGAAGGCAGCGGTGAGCGGCGACGCGGTCACCGCGCCGATGCAGGGCACCATCGTGAAGATCGCGGTCGAGGAAGGCCAGCACGTCGAGGCGGGCGAGCTGATCGTGGTGCTCGAAGCGATGAAGATGGAGAACCCGGTCACCGCGCACAAAGCGGGCACCGTCACCGGGCTTTCGGTCGAGATCGGCTCCGCGGTCACGCAGGGAACGCAACTCTTGGAGCTCAAGGACTGA
- a CDS encoding SAV_915 family protein: protein MAVYVVGVTNPNLPPALYLPTGPAGPTTDGQTGANVELRRTPDGRTALVAFTALDRLVDCCGEHQPWILVNTENLALVHQVNPYDVIVLDSELPAELRHQAPAGRV, encoded by the coding sequence GTGGCCGTCTATGTTGTCGGAGTGACGAACCCCAACCTGCCCCCGGCCCTTTACCTGCCGACCGGGCCCGCCGGACCGACCACCGACGGCCAGACCGGAGCCAACGTCGAACTGCGCCGCACCCCGGACGGCCGCACCGCGCTGGTCGCGTTCACCGCGCTCGACCGGCTCGTCGACTGCTGCGGCGAACACCAGCCGTGGATCCTGGTCAACACCGAGAACCTGGCGCTGGTGCACCAGGTCAACCCCTACGACGTGATCGTGCTCGACTCCGAACTACCGGCCGAACTGCGGCATCAGGCCCCGGCCGGCCGGGTATAA
- a CDS encoding dicarboxylate/amino acid:cation symporter: MSFVRTYTKPRVFAAAVLGSLVVGAGLGVLARTTEAGWLTDTLDHIGTIFTTLLQIAVIPLVFTAIVVGINSLRGLGGGRTAARLGGKTVLWFAITSFIASLIGIAIGKLFNPGSGGLGEGVAATAKNADKAAKSMSHWGSWDAFIKGLLPENFFSAFAEGSTLQVLFLAVVIGAAAYSLGEKAKPFVDFTTSVFEIVQRYLGWIVRLAPIGIIGLIGAAVSNYGDALFRPLLSTTLAVYVGCLLVLFVVYPILLQFVAKVSPLTFFAKAGTAIQFAFASQSSSATLPLTRQSAVNLGVDPGYAAFATPLASATKMDGCAAVFPAIGAIFIANLAGVPLSFGQYVGIVVVAVVGALATAGTTGWLTALTLTTAFIGLDAKQVALGIALIYSVNPIMDMMRTATNVAGQIVVPTIVARSEGLLDDEILSTQTARPNHRDEGGAARPATA; the protein is encoded by the coding sequence ATGTCCTTCGTCAGGACGTACACCAAACCGCGCGTGTTCGCCGCGGCTGTCCTCGGCTCGCTTGTCGTGGGCGCCGGCCTCGGCGTGCTCGCGCGGACGACGGAAGCCGGCTGGCTGACCGACACCCTCGACCACATCGGCACGATCTTCACGACCCTGCTGCAGATCGCGGTGATCCCGCTGGTCTTCACGGCGATCGTGGTCGGCATCAACAGCCTCCGCGGCCTCGGCGGCGGCCGCACGGCCGCGCGGCTCGGCGGCAAGACCGTGCTGTGGTTCGCGATCACGTCGTTCATCGCCTCGCTGATCGGGATCGCGATCGGCAAGCTGTTCAACCCCGGCTCCGGCGGGCTCGGCGAGGGCGTCGCGGCCACCGCGAAGAACGCCGACAAGGCCGCGAAGAGCATGAGCCACTGGGGTTCCTGGGACGCCTTCATCAAGGGCCTGCTGCCGGAGAACTTCTTCTCCGCCTTCGCCGAGGGCAGCACGCTCCAGGTGCTCTTCCTCGCCGTCGTGATCGGCGCCGCCGCCTACAGCCTCGGCGAGAAAGCCAAGCCGTTCGTCGACTTCACCACCAGCGTCTTCGAAATCGTGCAGCGCTACCTCGGCTGGATCGTGCGTCTCGCGCCCATCGGCATCATCGGCCTGATCGGCGCCGCGGTCTCCAACTACGGCGACGCGCTGTTCCGCCCGCTGCTGTCGACCACGCTCGCGGTGTACGTCGGCTGCCTGCTGGTCCTGTTCGTCGTCTACCCGATCCTGCTGCAGTTCGTCGCGAAGGTGAGCCCGCTGACGTTCTTCGCCAAGGCGGGCACCGCGATCCAGTTCGCGTTCGCGTCGCAGTCGAGTTCGGCCACGCTGCCGCTGACCCGGCAGTCCGCGGTGAACCTCGGCGTCGACCCCGGATACGCCGCCTTCGCCACGCCGCTCGCCAGCGCGACCAAAATGGACGGTTGCGCCGCGGTGTTCCCGGCGATCGGCGCGATCTTCATCGCCAACCTCGCCGGGGTGCCGCTGAGCTTCGGGCAGTACGTCGGCATCGTGGTCGTCGCCGTCGTCGGCGCGCTGGCCACCGCGGGCACCACCGGCTGGCTGACCGCGCTCACCCTGACCACCGCGTTCATCGGCCTCGACGCCAAGCAGGTCGCGCTCGGCATCGCGCTGATCTACTCGGTGAACCCGATCATGGACATGATGCGCACCGCCACGAATGTCGCGGGCCAGATCGTGGTCCCGACGATCGTCGCGCGCAGCGAGGGCCTGCTCGACGACGAAATCCTCAGCACTCAGACCGCTCGGCCGAACCACCGCGACGAGGGCGGCGCCGCGCGGCCCGCCACCGCCTGA
- a CDS encoding nucleoside triphosphate pyrophosphatase — MRLVLASQSPARLAVLRSAGLDPAVVVSGVDEDAVAAALTDPEPAELVLALAKAKANAVVEMVSEPDAVIVACDSMLSIGGEMVGKPATAEVAKERWSRMAGGSGVLLTGHAVVRLDGGQRTKEASGTRSTTVHFANPSQAEIDAYVATGEPLHVAGAFTLDALGGWFVEGVEGDPSSVIGISLPLLRQLLAEVGVSVTEMWK, encoded by the coding sequence GTGCGTCTAGTCCTCGCCTCCCAGTCCCCCGCCCGCCTCGCTGTGCTGCGCAGTGCCGGTCTCGATCCGGCCGTCGTCGTGTCCGGTGTCGACGAGGACGCCGTCGCGGCCGCGCTCACCGATCCCGAACCCGCCGAACTCGTCTTGGCGCTCGCGAAGGCCAAGGCCAACGCCGTGGTCGAGATGGTCTCCGAGCCGGACGCCGTGATCGTCGCGTGCGATTCCATGCTGTCCATCGGCGGCGAGATGGTCGGCAAGCCCGCCACCGCGGAGGTCGCGAAGGAGCGCTGGAGCCGGATGGCCGGTGGCTCCGGCGTCCTGCTCACCGGGCACGCCGTGGTCCGGCTCGACGGCGGGCAGCGCACCAAGGAAGCCTCCGGCACCCGGTCCACCACCGTGCACTTCGCCAACCCCAGCCAGGCCGAGATCGACGCGTACGTCGCCACCGGCGAACCGCTGCACGTCGCGGGGGCCTTCACGCTCGACGCGCTCGGCGGGTGGTTCGTCGAGGGCGTCGAAGGGGACCCGTCGAGTGTGATCGGGATCAGTCTTCCGCTGCTGCGCCAGCTCCTCGCCGAGGTGGGCGTCAGCGTCACCGAAATGTGGAAGTAG
- a CDS encoding DHA2 family efflux MFS transporter permease subunit yields MNARPVNPWAALSALCIGFFMILLDTTIVSIAVPAMLQHLGAGLNSVVWVISVYLLTYAVPMLFTSRLGDRFGPKRVFVAGLVVFTASSLWCGLSGNVEMLIAARAVQGLGAALMTPQTLAFISHLFPPAKRGAAMGAWGGVAGLATITGPLLGGVLVQHLGWEWIFYVNVPIGVIAIALTLWLVPDWQPKHSHSFDLLGILLSAAGLFCVVFGVQNGQQYDWGTVFGGITVFEIIGAGVVLLIAFVLWQRRNRREPLVPLAVFANRNFSAGTLTATTVGFTMTGMFLPLIIYIQTVLGLSPTMAGLLTAPMSLLSGVIAPFVGRASDKINGKYLVMGGLALLAAGVGIIALQARPDTSPWALIPALLVCGLGVGCIFSPMSNLTMASVEPRLTGTASGIFNTARQVGGVLGSAAIGVLLQARISASITSEAATAAARLPEQYRAPFTEGIAHAAASTGEFGSSSGPAPMPGLPADLAEQAGRLASEVVHNGLTDAARATLILPIAVLVLGVLSAAALRRVTPRPRTAAPPAPTPEPAR; encoded by the coding sequence ATGAACGCAAGACCGGTTAACCCGTGGGCCGCGCTCAGCGCGCTCTGCATCGGGTTCTTCATGATTCTGCTGGACACCACGATCGTGTCCATCGCGGTGCCCGCCATGCTGCAGCATCTCGGCGCCGGGCTGAACTCGGTGGTGTGGGTGATCAGCGTCTACCTGCTCACCTACGCCGTGCCGATGCTGTTCACCAGCCGCCTCGGCGACCGCTTCGGGCCGAAGCGCGTGTTCGTCGCCGGGCTCGTGGTGTTCACCGCGTCGTCGCTGTGGTGCGGCCTGTCCGGCAACGTCGAGATGCTGATCGCGGCCCGTGCCGTGCAAGGCCTCGGCGCCGCGCTGATGACGCCGCAGACGCTGGCATTCATCAGCCACCTGTTCCCGCCCGCGAAACGCGGCGCGGCGATGGGCGCGTGGGGCGGCGTGGCCGGCCTGGCCACGATCACCGGCCCGCTGCTGGGCGGCGTGCTGGTCCAGCACCTCGGCTGGGAGTGGATCTTCTACGTCAACGTCCCGATCGGTGTCATCGCCATCGCGCTGACGCTGTGGCTGGTGCCGGATTGGCAACCGAAGCACTCGCATTCGTTCGACCTGCTCGGCATCCTGCTGTCCGCGGCCGGGCTGTTCTGCGTCGTTTTCGGTGTCCAAAATGGACAGCAGTACGACTGGGGCACGGTCTTCGGCGGCATCACGGTCTTCGAAATCATCGGGGCCGGTGTGGTGCTGCTGATCGCCTTCGTGCTGTGGCAGCGCCGCAACCGCCGGGAACCGCTGGTGCCGCTGGCAGTGTTCGCGAACCGCAACTTCTCCGCGGGCACGCTCACCGCGACCACGGTCGGCTTCACGATGACCGGCATGTTCCTGCCGCTGATCATCTACATCCAGACGGTGCTCGGCCTCTCCCCCACCATGGCCGGTCTGCTCACCGCGCCGATGTCGCTGCTGTCCGGCGTGATCGCGCCCTTCGTCGGCCGGGCGTCGGACAAGATCAACGGCAAGTACCTGGTGATGGGCGGCCTGGCGCTGCTGGCCGCGGGCGTCGGCATCATCGCGCTGCAAGCGCGGCCGGACACGAGCCCGTGGGCGCTGATCCCGGCCCTGCTGGTGTGCGGCCTGGGCGTCGGCTGCATCTTCTCGCCGATGAGCAATCTGACGATGGCGTCGGTCGAACCGCGGCTCACCGGTACCGCGTCGGGCATCTTCAACACCGCCCGCCAGGTAGGCGGGGTCCTGGGCAGCGCCGCGATCGGCGTGCTCCTGCAGGCGAGGATCAGCGCGTCGATCACGAGCGAAGCCGCCACCGCCGCTGCGCGACTGCCCGAGCAGTACCGAGCGCCGTTCACCGAAGGCATCGCCCACGCCGCCGCCTCCACCGGCGAATTCGGCTCCTCCAGCGGCCCGGCTCCCATGCCCGGCCTTCCGGCGGACCTCGCCGAGCAAGCGGGCCGGCTCGCCAGCGAGGTCGTCCACAATGGACTCACCGACGCCGCCCGCGCCACGCTGATCCTGCCGATCGCGGTGCTGGTGCTGGGAGTCCTGTCGGCAGCGGCATTGCGCCGGGTGACCCCGCGGCCGCGCACGGCCGCGCCGCCCGCCCCGACTCCGGAACCGGCCCGATGA
- a CDS encoding PadR family transcriptional regulator — translation MVAAKLTALGVAVLELLHERPMHPYEMAQLMRERHVEARVKLKAGSLYHTVDRLQRNGFVDVVETQRDGKRPERTVYAMTAAGKDAFQERARQMLGDVVPDYGDILSGLAVIDDLGRDVALLELEHRITRLRAGVAADAVLIERLESDGTPEIYWLDFRYSAAQRKFELAWIEQLFADLDSGRIPFQDNKLKLKEDDERKTG, via the coding sequence ATGGTCGCGGCCAAGCTCACGGCACTGGGCGTCGCCGTGCTCGAGCTGCTGCACGAGCGGCCGATGCACCCGTACGAAATGGCTCAGCTCATGCGGGAACGGCACGTCGAAGCCCGCGTGAAGCTCAAGGCGGGGTCGCTCTACCACACAGTGGACCGGTTGCAGCGCAACGGTTTCGTCGACGTGGTGGAAACCCAGCGAGACGGCAAACGGCCGGAGCGCACGGTGTACGCCATGACGGCCGCGGGCAAAGACGCCTTCCAGGAACGAGCCCGGCAAATGCTGGGCGACGTGGTGCCGGACTACGGCGACATCCTCAGCGGGCTCGCCGTGATCGACGACCTCGGGCGCGACGTGGCGCTGCTCGAACTGGAGCACCGGATCACCCGGCTGCGCGCGGGCGTGGCCGCCGACGCGGTGCTCATCGAGCGGCTGGAATCCGACGGCACCCCCGAAATCTACTGGCTCGATTTCCGCTACAGCGCGGCGCAGCGGAAGTTCGAGCTCGCGTGGATCGAGCAGCTGTTCGCGGACCTCGACAGCGGCCGGATCCCTTTCCAGGACAACAAACTCAAGCTCAAGGAAGACGATGAACGCAAGACCGGTTAA
- a CDS encoding IS5 family transposase: MTDAQWALVEPLLPPPGNITDKGGRPEKHPRRLVLDAIFYLARGGIAWRQMPGDFPPAMTVYDIFRRWTKTGVWQRVHDALRDQVRVRAGRRPLPTAAIIDAQTVRGADTVPAASAGYDAGKKTKGRKRHIATDTLGLLLAVVVTAASTQDRDGAHLLLAALRARFGAIAHVWADGGYSGRLVAWAKQVLSLTVEIVKRTDDTTGFVVLPRRWVVERTFGWITKHRRCVRDYETLPEHHETMVYIAMIMTMSRRLARNTDQ, encoded by the coding sequence ATGACCGACGCCCAGTGGGCGCTCGTCGAGCCCCTCCTGCCACCGCCGGGCAACATCACCGACAAGGGCGGCCGACCCGAGAAACATCCACGGCGTCTCGTCCTGGACGCGATCTTCTACCTGGCCCGCGGCGGGATCGCCTGGCGGCAGATGCCCGGCGATTTCCCGCCCGCGATGACGGTGTACGACATCTTCCGCCGCTGGACCAAAACCGGTGTGTGGCAACGGGTTCATGACGCACTGCGCGATCAGGTCCGAGTGCGGGCCGGTCGCCGTCCGCTGCCCACCGCCGCGATCATCGACGCCCAGACCGTACGCGGGGCCGACACCGTGCCCGCCGCCAGCGCGGGCTACGACGCCGGGAAGAAAACCAAAGGCCGCAAACGACACATCGCCACCGACACCCTCGGCTTGCTCCTCGCCGTCGTGGTGACAGCCGCCTCGACCCAAGACCGCGACGGCGCCCACCTGCTGCTGGCGGCACTGCGCGCCCGCTTCGGCGCCATCGCCCACGTCTGGGCCGACGGCGGCTACAGCGGACGCCTGGTCGCCTGGGCCAAGCAGGTCCTTTCCCTCACCGTCGAGATCGTCAAACGCACCGACGACACCACCGGATTCGTCGTACTGCCCCGCAGATGGGTCGTCGAGCGAACCTTCGGATGGATCACCAAACACCGCCGCTGCGTCCGCGACTACGAGACACTCCCCGAACACCACGAAACCATGGTCTACATCGCCATGATCATGACCATGTCCCGACGACTCGCCCGCAACACAGACCAGTGA
- a CDS encoding MFS transporter yields the protein MCSACGVPAHQPEAKVAAAAPRKFAALYNKDCRPYLIGTGLAMMADNIEHVITYWVLWEKFQSPALTGFEVISHWVPFLLFSVYFGGLADRHDCRRIIQAAQALFMAVSVAWGVLIVTDTLEVWNACVLLILHGCAGAIWGPGEQLMLHDFVGPAELPSAVRLNATFRSLGILFGPVVGSALLLGLGPVAGIFVNVAFYLPLTIFLFRTKFTGHTRDGGIVRRPRVGLRDSVRILKEISGNPTMVGMIILAGLGAFFVGASMQSSMPIFAQDLGAGSAGTAYGVLLFANGAGGVIGGILLEATGKIKPSVSAAVFSTAIYGISSLFFAMTASYPIAVALLVIGGVANLASMSIGQTVVQLLAKPEERGRVIGVYSVSANGLRAGSGFTVGLLGSAVGVHWSLGLSAAALTVGTGIAGWYSLGSRRARQLHQVTD from the coding sequence ATGTGTTCCGCGTGCGGGGTGCCGGCGCACCAGCCCGAAGCCAAGGTTGCCGCGGCAGCCCCGCGCAAATTCGCGGCGCTGTACAACAAGGATTGCCGTCCGTATCTGATCGGCACCGGCCTGGCCATGATGGCCGACAATATCGAACACGTCATCACCTACTGGGTGCTGTGGGAGAAATTCCAGTCGCCCGCGCTGACCGGGTTCGAGGTGATCAGCCACTGGGTGCCGTTCCTGCTGTTCTCGGTGTATTTCGGCGGACTCGCCGACCGACACGACTGCCGCCGGATCATCCAGGCCGCGCAGGCGCTGTTCATGGCGGTGTCCGTGGCGTGGGGCGTCCTGATCGTCACCGACACGCTCGAAGTGTGGAACGCGTGCGTACTGCTGATTTTGCACGGCTGCGCGGGAGCGATCTGGGGACCCGGCGAACAGCTGATGCTGCACGATTTCGTCGGCCCGGCGGAATTGCCGAGCGCGGTCCGGCTCAACGCGACCTTCCGCAGCCTCGGCATTCTCTTCGGCCCGGTCGTCGGTTCAGCCCTGCTGCTCGGGCTGGGGCCGGTGGCGGGGATTTTCGTGAACGTCGCGTTCTACCTGCCGCTGACCATTTTCCTGTTCCGCACCAAGTTCACCGGACACACCCGAGACGGCGGAATCGTCCGCCGACCGCGCGTCGGACTGCGGGATTCGGTGCGGATCCTCAAGGAAATCAGCGGGAACCCGACGATGGTCGGGATGATCATCCTCGCCGGGCTCGGCGCGTTCTTCGTCGGCGCTTCGATGCAGAGTTCGATGCCGATCTTCGCCCAGGACCTCGGCGCGGGCAGCGCCGGAACCGCGTACGGCGTGCTGCTGTTCGCCAACGGCGCGGGCGGCGTGATCGGCGGAATCCTGCTGGAAGCGACCGGAAAGATCAAACCGAGCGTGTCCGCCGCGGTGTTCAGCACGGCGATTTACGGGATCTCGAGCCTGTTCTTCGCGATGACCGCCAGCTACCCGATCGCGGTGGCCCTGCTGGTGATCGGCGGGGTGGCGAACCTGGCGTCGATGTCGATCGGCCAGACCGTCGTGCAGTTGCTGGCGAAACCGGAGGAACGCGGCCGCGTGATCGGCGTGTACAGCGTGTCCGCCAACGGTCTTCGCGCGGGAAGCGGATTCACCGTGGGCCTGCTCGGGTCCGCGGTCGGGGTGCACTGGTCGCTGGGCCTCAGCGCGGCCGCGCTCACTGTCGGGACGGGGATCGCTGGTTGGTATTCGCTGGGCAGCCGCCGGGCTCGGCAGCTGCACCAGGTCACTGACTGA
- a CDS encoding TetR/AcrR family transcriptional regulator, producing MVDVTEPGGRRHHGNRYGRSENARRAVLHAVDDLLVEVGFARLTMEGIAARAGVGKQTVYRWWPSKVDILLEALGDDLVEELSPPDSGELREDLRTHLAAIASFLTTADAGAVLRALLGQAQHDPDLARQLREEHLRAQHGRDRLPLERAVKRGELPSDLDLDGAVEQLVGPIHYRVLVTGAPVPPEFTNGLVERFLREHRPE from the coding sequence GTGGTCGACGTCACTGAGCCCGGCGGACGCCGGCATCACGGGAACCGCTACGGCCGCAGCGAGAACGCGCGCCGCGCGGTTCTGCACGCGGTCGACGATCTGCTGGTCGAGGTCGGTTTCGCCCGGCTCACGATGGAGGGCATCGCGGCCAGGGCGGGGGTCGGGAAGCAGACCGTCTACCGCTGGTGGCCGTCCAAAGTGGACATTCTGCTCGAAGCCCTCGGCGACGACCTCGTCGAGGAACTCTCCCCGCCCGACTCCGGCGAGCTGCGCGAGGACCTCCGTACGCACCTCGCCGCGATCGCGTCCTTCCTGACCACCGCCGACGCCGGTGCGGTGTTGCGCGCGCTGCTCGGCCAGGCCCAGCACGATCCGGACCTGGCACGCCAGTTGCGCGAGGAACACCTCCGCGCCCAGCACGGACGCGATCGGTTGCCGCTGGAACGCGCCGTGAAACGCGGCGAACTGCCGTCGGATCTCGACCTGGACGGCGCGGTCGAGCAGCTCGTCGGGCCGATCCACTACCGCGTGCTGGTCACCGGCGCGCCGGTGCCGCCGGAGTTCACAAATGGCCTGGTCGAGCGATTCCTCCGGGAGCATCGGCCCGAGTAG
- a CDS encoding acyl-CoA carboxylase epsilon subunit, which translates to MTDTPLLRVVRGNPDDAELAALTALVAAAASAPGPAPARRRTSWWGDRAAAVHAPVAAGDGAWRASSLPR; encoded by the coding sequence ATGACGGACACTCCCCTGCTCCGCGTAGTCCGCGGCAACCCGGACGACGCCGAACTCGCCGCACTCACCGCGCTGGTGGCCGCTGCCGCGTCGGCGCCCGGGCCCGCCCCCGCACGACGGCGCACGTCGTGGTGGGGCGACCGGGCAGCCGCGGTACACGCACCGGTGGCGGCGGGTGACGGGGCTTGGCGGGCCTCGTCGTTGCCTCGCTGA